Proteins encoded within one genomic window of Pseudomonas cannabina:
- the cgtA gene encoding Obg family GTPase CgtA, with amino-acid sequence MKFVDEVSIRVKAGDGGNGCMSFRREKFIENGGPNGGDGGDGGSVFMVADVNLNTLVDYRYTRHFDAERGSNGGSADCTGRKGEELVLRVPVGTTIIDATTQEIIGDLTKDGQRLMVAQGGWHGLGNTRFKSSTNRAPRQTTPGKPGDQRDLKLELKVLADVGLLGLPNAGKSTFIRSVSAAKPKVADYPFTTLVPNLGVVSVDRWKSFVVADIPGLIEGASDGAGLGIRFLKHLARTRLLLHLVDMAPLDETSAPDAAEVIVRELEKFSPSLAERDRWLVLNKCDQILEEEQEARKQEIVDRLEWTGPVYVISAIAKEGTEQLTRDIMRYLEERSLRIAEEPGYAEELAELDQRIEDEARAQLQALDDQRALRRSGVKSVHDIGDDDWDEEDVEDEDGPEIIYVRD; translated from the coding sequence ATGAAATTTGTAGATGAAGTATCTATTCGAGTAAAAGCCGGCGACGGCGGCAACGGTTGCATGAGCTTCCGTCGCGAAAAATTCATTGAAAACGGTGGTCCTAACGGCGGTGACGGTGGTGATGGCGGTTCGGTCTTCATGGTCGCTGACGTCAACCTCAACACGCTGGTCGACTACCGTTATACCCGTCACTTTGATGCTGAGCGCGGTTCCAATGGCGGCAGCGCCGATTGCACCGGTCGTAAGGGTGAAGAGCTGGTGCTGCGCGTGCCGGTCGGGACCACCATCATCGATGCGACCACCCAGGAAATCATCGGCGACCTGACCAAAGACGGTCAGCGCCTGATGGTTGCTCAGGGCGGCTGGCACGGTCTGGGTAACACTCGCTTCAAATCCAGCACCAACCGCGCTCCGCGTCAGACCACGCCAGGCAAGCCGGGCGATCAGCGTGATCTCAAGCTGGAGCTGAAAGTGCTGGCGGACGTCGGCCTGCTGGGTCTGCCGAACGCCGGTAAAAGCACATTCATTCGTTCGGTGTCGGCCGCCAAGCCGAAAGTGGCTGACTATCCGTTCACCACGTTGGTGCCGAACCTGGGTGTGGTCAGCGTCGATCGCTGGAAGAGCTTTGTCGTGGCCGACATTCCCGGCCTGATCGAGGGTGCTTCTGACGGCGCGGGCCTGGGGATTCGCTTCCTCAAGCACTTGGCGCGTACGCGTCTGTTGCTGCATCTCGTCGATATGGCGCCGCTGGATGAAACCAGTGCGCCGGATGCTGCCGAAGTAATCGTTCGCGAGCTGGAAAAATTCAGCCCGTCACTGGCAGAGCGTGATCGCTGGCTGGTGCTGAACAAGTGCGACCAGATTCTTGAAGAAGAGCAGGAAGCGCGCAAGCAGGAGATCGTCGATCGCCTGGAATGGACCGGCCCGGTCTACGTGATCTCTGCCATTGCCAAAGAAGGTACCGAGCAGCTGACGCGCGACATCATGCGTTACCTGGAAGAGCGCAGTCTGCGTATCGCCGAAGAGCCTGGTTATGCCGAAGAGCTGGCTGAACTGGATCAGCGCATCGAAGACGAGGCGCGGGCGCAGTTGCAGGCGCTGGACGATCAGCGTGCCCTGCGCCGCAGTGGCGTGAAGAGCGTGCACGACATCGGCGACGATGACTGGGATGAAGAAGACGTTGAAGATGAAGACGGTCCGGAAATCATTTACGTCCGTGACTGA
- the rpmA gene encoding 50S ribosomal protein L27: protein MAHKKAGGSTRNGRDSEAKRLGVKMYGGQAIIPGNIIVRQRGTQFHAGYGVGMGKDHTLFAKVEGVIKFQVKGAFGRRYVSIVPKTEVSAA, encoded by the coding sequence ATGGCTCACAAAAAAGCTGGTGGTAGTACCCGTAACGGGCGCGACTCAGAAGCCAAACGCCTTGGCGTGAAGATGTATGGCGGCCAGGCTATCATCCCTGGCAACATCATCGTGCGTCAGCGCGGCACCCAGTTCCACGCCGGCTACGGCGTTGGCATGGGTAAAGATCACACCCTGTTCGCGAAAGTGGAAGGCGTGATCAAGTTCCAGGTCAAGGGCGCCTTCGGTCGCCGCTACGTGAGCATCGTTCCGAAGACTGAAGTCTCCGCAGCGTAA
- the rplU gene encoding 50S ribosomal protein L21, whose product MYAVIVTGGKQYKVAPGEYLKIEKLEIATGESVTFDRVLLVGNGDDVNIGAPVVAGATVVAEVVSQGRHDKVRIIKFRRRKHHMKRMGHRQWYTEIKITGIQA is encoded by the coding sequence ATGTACGCAGTAATTGTTACCGGTGGCAAGCAGTACAAAGTCGCCCCAGGTGAATACCTGAAAATTGAAAAACTGGAAATCGCTACTGGCGAATCCGTCACGTTTGACCGCGTTCTGCTGGTTGGCAATGGCGACGACGTCAATATCGGTGCTCCGGTTGTTGCTGGCGCTACCGTTGTGGCTGAAGTGGTTTCGCAAGGTCGTCACGATAAGGTTCGTATCATCAAGTTCCGTCGTCGTAAGCACCACATGAAGCGTATGGGCCACCGCCAGTGGTACACCGAGATCAAAATTACAGGTATTCAGGCTTAA
- a CDS encoding polyprenyl synthetase family protein produces the protein MQPQAFYRAVADDFSAVDLIIKKQLTSRVPLVSKIGDYITSAGGKRLRPLLVLLCGKALGREGDDVRLLAATIEFLHTATLLHDDVVDMSGMRRGRSTANALWGNAPSVLVGDFLYSRSFEMMVELGSMEVMRILSKATRVIAEGEVLQLSKIRDASTTEETYMEVIRGKTAMLFEASTHSAAALCNASDAQTEALRTFGDHLGVAFQLVDDLLDYLGDAETLGKNVGDDLAEGKPTLPLIYTMREGSPEQAVLVRQAIQKGGLEDLESIRNAVESAGALDYTARLARDYAARAIACLDALPPSEYRDALVELSEFAVARTH, from the coding sequence ATGCAACCCCAAGCCTTCTACCGCGCGGTGGCGGACGACTTTAGTGCCGTTGACCTTATCATCAAAAAGCAACTGACGTCGCGCGTGCCGCTGGTCTCGAAAATCGGCGATTACATCACGTCGGCTGGCGGCAAGCGCCTGCGCCCGCTGCTGGTGCTGTTGTGTGGCAAGGCTCTGGGCCGTGAGGGCGATGATGTTCGCCTGCTCGCCGCCACCATCGAATTCCTGCACACCGCAACGCTGCTGCACGACGATGTCGTCGACATGTCCGGCATGCGTCGCGGGCGGTCTACCGCCAACGCACTGTGGGGCAATGCACCCAGCGTGCTGGTGGGCGACTTCCTTTATTCCCGCTCGTTCGAAATGATGGTCGAACTGGGCTCGATGGAAGTCATGCGGATTCTGTCCAAGGCGACCCGTGTGATTGCCGAGGGTGAAGTCCTGCAACTGTCCAAGATCCGCGATGCCAGCACCACCGAAGAAACCTACATGGAAGTGATTCGCGGCAAGACAGCCATGCTGTTCGAGGCCTCGACCCACAGCGCCGCCGCCCTGTGCAACGCCTCAGATGCGCAAACTGAAGCACTGCGCACCTTCGGTGATCACCTGGGTGTGGCCTTCCAGTTGGTCGATGATCTGCTCGATTACCTGGGTGATGCCGAAACACTGGGCAAGAACGTCGGTGATGACCTGGCCGAAGGCAAGCCTACACTGCCGTTGATTTACACCATGCGCGAAGGCAGCCCGGAGCAGGCCGTACTGGTGCGGCAGGCGATCCAGAAAGGCGGCTTGGAAGATCTGGAAAGCATCCGCAATGCCGTGGAAAGCGCCGGAGCTCTGGATTACACCGCACGCCTGGCCCGCGATTACGCAGCCCGCGCCATCGCTTGCCTGGACGCCCTGCCGCCCAGCGAGTACCGCGATGCACTGGTCGAGCTGAGTGAATTCGCGGTCGCCCGCACCCACTGA
- a CDS encoding FKBP-type peptidyl-prolyl cis-trans isomerase, with protein sequence MSEVNLSTDETRVSYGIGRQLGDQLRDNPPPGVDLEAIVAGLRDAFGGQPSRVGQEEMSASFKVIREIMQAEAAAKAEQAAGAGKAYLAENAKREGVTTLASGLQFEVLTAGEGAKPTREDQVRVHYHGTLIDGNVFDSSYDRGEPAEFPVSGVIAGWTEALQLMNAGSKWRLYVPSELAYGAQGVGSIAPHSVLVFDVELLDVL encoded by the coding sequence ATGTCCGAAGTCAATCTGTCCACCGACGAAACCCGCGTCAGCTACGGCATCGGCCGTCAACTGGGCGATCAGCTGCGCGACAACCCGCCACCGGGTGTCGATCTGGAAGCCATCGTGGCAGGTCTGCGCGACGCCTTTGGCGGTCAGCCAAGCCGTGTCGGTCAAGAAGAAATGTCCGCCAGCTTCAAGGTCATCCGCGAAATCATGCAGGCCGAAGCAGCTGCCAAGGCTGAGCAGGCGGCTGGCGCCGGCAAGGCTTACCTGGCTGAAAACGCCAAGCGCGAAGGCGTGACCACGCTGGCGTCGGGTCTTCAATTCGAAGTGCTGACCGCTGGCGAAGGCGCCAAGCCGACCCGTGAAGATCAGGTCCGCGTTCATTATCACGGCACCTTGATCGACGGCAACGTGTTCGACAGCTCCTACGACCGTGGCGAACCGGCCGAATTTCCGGTCAGCGGCGTGATCGCTGGCTGGACCGAAGCACTGCAATTGATGAACGCTGGCAGCAAATGGCGTCTGTACGTACCGAGCGAGCTGGCTTATGGCGCTCAGGGCGTCGGCAGCATCGCACCGCACAGCGTGCTGGTGTTCGACGTGGAACTGCTGGACGTTCTGTAA
- a CDS encoding DUF6482 family protein: MNYQELTAHAQAGRVDELNLISMEGGIYLLDVRMDGTSVMLKDQAGKTLHLRSVEHARDLLKELPPVPFYLVHCVVHDELCGMPVNDRSEMRMPISFHSSWS, from the coding sequence ATGAATTATCAGGAATTGACCGCGCATGCCCAGGCCGGGCGCGTCGACGAGCTGAACCTGATCTCCATGGAAGGCGGCATTTATCTGCTGGATGTGCGCATGGACGGCACCTCGGTGATGCTCAAGGATCAGGCGGGCAAGACCTTGCACCTGCGTTCGGTCGAGCACGCGCGGGACCTGCTCAAGGAGCTGCCGCCGGTACCGTTTTATCTGGTGCACTGCGTGGTACATGACGAGTTGTGCGGGATGCCGGTCAATGACCGTTCCGAGATGCGCATGCCGATCTCCTTTCATTCCTCATGGTCCTGA
- a CDS encoding TIGR00645 family protein gives MERFFENAMYASRWLLAPIYFGLSLGLLALCLKFFQEVFHVIPNIFSLAEADLILVLLSLIDMALVGGLLVMVMISGYENFVSQLDIDDDKEKLNWLGTMDSSSLKMKVAASIVAISSIHLLRVFMDATNIKTEYLMWYVIIHMTFVISAFAMGYLDKLTKHEH, from the coding sequence ATGGAACGTTTTTTTGAAAATGCCATGTACGCATCGCGCTGGCTGCTGGCGCCGATCTATTTCGGTCTTTCCCTTGGCCTGTTGGCGTTGTGTCTCAAATTCTTTCAGGAAGTCTTTCACGTCATCCCCAACATCTTCTCGCTGGCCGAAGCCGATCTGATTCTGGTGCTGCTGTCGTTGATCGACATGGCGCTGGTGGGGGGGCTGCTGGTGATGGTGATGATTTCCGGCTACGAGAACTTCGTGTCGCAACTGGACATCGATGACGACAAGGAAAAGCTCAACTGGCTGGGCACCATGGATTCGTCTTCGCTGAAGATGAAAGTCGCCGCGTCGATTGTGGCGATTTCCTCGATCCATCTGCTGCGGGTGTTCATGGACGCCACCAACATCAAGACCGAGTACTTGATGTGGTACGTGATCATTCACATGACCTTCGTGATCTCGGCATTCGCAATGGGCTATCTGGACAAACTGACCAAGCATGAGCATTGA
- a CDS encoding Lon protease family protein, with protein MPDSVAANLRLAPHALTRPFSAEQFSFSTTNDLEPFRGVLGQERAVEALQFGVAMPRPGYNVFVMGEPGTGRFSFVKRYLKAEAKRMQTPSDWVYVNNFDEPREPKALELPPGSAQAFMADINGLIDNLLLTFPAVFEHPSYQQKKSSIDRAFNQRYDRALDVIERLSLEKDIALYRDSSNIAFTPMADGKALDEAEFSQLPEADRERFHDDISALEERLNEELASLPQWKRESSNQLRQLNEETITLTLQPLLAPLSEKYAENAAVCAYLQAMQVYLLKTVVEQLVDDAKTDAQARKLLEEQYSPSLVVGHTHDGGAPVVFEQHPTYDNLFGRIEYSTDQGALYTTYRQLRPGALHRANGGFLILEAEKMLGEPFVWDALKRTLQSRKLKMESPLGELGRVATVSLTPQVIPWSVKIVIIGSRSLYYTLQDLDPDVQEMFRVLVDFDEEIPMVDETLEQFAQLLKTRTSEEGMAPLTADAVARLATYSARLAEHQGRLSARIGDLFQLVSEADFIRQLANDHQTDAGHIERALKAKATRTGRVSARILDDMMAGVILIDTDGAAVGKCNGLTVLEVGDSAFGVPARISATVYPGGSGIVDIEREVNLGQPIHSKGVMILTGYLGSRYAQEFPLAISASIALEQSYGYVDGDSASLGEACTLISALSRTPLKQCFAITGSINQFGEVQAVGGVNEKIEGFFRLCEARGLTGEQGAIIPHANVTTLMLDERVVQAVRDGQFHIYAVRQADEALGLLVGEPAGAPDENGEFPEGSVNARVVERLRDIAEMLSDEDLKEELEKEPAQLQPELKL; from the coding sequence ATGCCCGATTCTGTCGCAGCCAACCTACGCCTGGCGCCACATGCGCTGACCCGTCCGTTTTCCGCTGAACAGTTCAGCTTTTCGACCACCAACGATCTCGAACCCTTTCGCGGCGTACTCGGCCAGGAGCGCGCCGTCGAGGCCTTGCAGTTCGGCGTGGCCATGCCGCGTCCCGGTTACAACGTGTTCGTCATGGGCGAGCCCGGCACCGGCCGTTTTTCGTTCGTCAAACGTTATCTCAAGGCCGAAGCCAAGCGGATGCAGACGCCGTCCGACTGGGTCTATGTCAACAATTTCGATGAGCCGCGCGAGCCCAAGGCGCTGGAATTGCCGCCGGGCAGCGCGCAGGCTTTCATGGCCGACATCAACGGCCTGATCGACAACCTGCTGCTGACGTTTCCGGCCGTGTTCGAGCATCCGTCTTACCAGCAGAAGAAAAGCTCCATCGACCGCGCCTTCAATCAGCGCTACGACCGCGCTCTGGATGTGATCGAGCGTTTGTCGCTGGAGAAGGACATTGCGCTGTATCGCGACAGTTCCAATATCGCCTTCACGCCGATGGCTGACGGCAAGGCGCTGGACGAAGCCGAGTTTTCGCAGCTGCCCGAGGCGGACCGCGAGCGTTTTCACGACGATATTTCCGCCCTTGAGGAGCGCCTCAACGAAGAGCTGGCCAGCCTGCCGCAGTGGAAACGCGAGTCGAGCAATCAACTGCGCCAACTGAACGAAGAAACCATCACCCTGACCCTGCAGCCGTTGCTCGCGCCGCTGTCGGAGAAGTACGCCGAAAACGCCGCTGTCTGCGCGTATCTGCAAGCCATGCAGGTGTATCTGCTCAAGACCGTGGTCGAGCAACTGGTCGATGACGCGAAGACCGACGCCCAGGCGCGCAAGTTGCTGGAAGAGCAGTACAGCCCCAGTCTGGTCGTGGGACACACCCACGACGGCGGTGCACCGGTGGTGTTCGAGCAGCACCCGACGTACGACAATCTGTTCGGCCGCATCGAATACAGCACCGATCAGGGTGCGCTTTACACCACTTATCGGCAGTTGCGCCCCGGCGCCTTGCACCGTGCCAATGGCGGCTTCCTGATTCTGGAAGCGGAGAAAATGCTCGGCGAACCGTTCGTGTGGGATGCGCTCAAGCGCACGCTGCAATCGCGCAAGCTGAAAATGGAGTCGCCATTGGGCGAGCTGGGCCGCGTGGCGACGGTCTCGCTGACGCCGCAGGTCATCCCGTGGAGCGTCAAGATCGTCATCATCGGTTCGCGCTCGCTGTATTACACGCTGCAAGACCTCGATCCTGACGTTCAGGAAATGTTTCGTGTGTTGGTCGACTTCGACGAAGAAATTCCGATGGTCGACGAAACCCTGGAGCAGTTCGCCCAGTTGCTGAAAACCCGGACGTCCGAGGAAGGCATGGCGCCGCTGACGGCCGACGCAGTGGCCCGACTGGCGACCTACAGTGCACGGCTGGCGGAGCACCAGGGCCGTCTGTCGGCGCGTATCGGTGATTTGTTTCAACTGGTCAGCGAAGCGGACTTCATCCGGCAACTGGCCAATGACCACCAGACCGACGCCGGGCATATCGAGCGCGCACTGAAAGCCAAGGCCACGCGCACCGGGCGCGTCTCGGCGCGGATTCTCGATGACATGATGGCGGGCGTGATCCTGATCGACACCGATGGCGCTGCGGTCGGCAAGTGCAATGGCCTGACGGTTCTGGAGGTGGGTGATTCGGCCTTCGGCGTTCCGGCGCGGATTTCCGCCACCGTTTATCCCGGTGGCAGCGGCATCGTTGACATCGAACGGGAAGTCAACCTCGGTCAGCCGATTCACTCCAAGGGTGTGATGATCCTTACCGGTTATCTGGGCAGCCGCTACGCCCAGGAATTCCCGCTTGCGATTTCCGCGAGCATCGCGCTCGAGCAGTCCTACGGTTACGTCGACGGCGACAGCGCTTCGCTCGGTGAGGCCTGCACGTTGATCTCGGCGCTGTCACGCACGCCGCTCAAGCAATGCTTCGCGATCACCGGCTCGATCAACCAGTTCGGCGAAGTGCAGGCGGTGGGCGGGGTCAACGAAAAGATCGAGGGCTTCTTCCGGCTCTGCGAAGCGCGCGGGCTGACGGGCGAGCAGGGCGCGATCATCCCGCACGCCAACGTCACGACGCTGATGCTCGATGAGCGGGTTGTGCAGGCAGTGCGCGACGGGCAGTTCCATATCTACGCGGTTCGCCAGGCCGACGAAGCCTTGGGCCTGCTGGTCGGTGAGCCCGCCGGTGCGCCGGACGAGAACGGCGAATTCCCTGAAGGCAGCGTCAACGCGCGTGTCGTAGAGCGCCTGCGGGACATCGCGGAAATGCTCAGCGACGAAGACCTCAAGGAAGAACTGGAAAAAGAGCCTGCGCAGTTGCAGCCTGAACTGAAACTCTGA
- a CDS encoding DUF3015 domain-containing protein, with protein sequence MKRILLGTLFAAVSINAMAQAPGGPDCGWGNMLFEGQRGTPAHFLASTTNGTSGNATFGMTSGTNGCSTNSALTYGGKSWLAMNGMMDELSKDMAMGQGEALTTYAVVLGVAPEDRQHFAAVTHEHFSQIFSKADATAEDVHTNTVNVLKNDPTLAKYATQA encoded by the coding sequence ATGAAACGGATTCTTCTTGGTACGCTCTTCGCCGCTGTATCCATCAACGCTATGGCTCAAGCGCCAGGTGGTCCTGACTGCGGTTGGGGCAACATGCTGTTTGAAGGTCAACGCGGTACTCCCGCTCACTTCCTGGCTTCCACCACCAACGGCACTTCGGGCAACGCCACCTTCGGCATGACCTCGGGCACCAACGGCTGTTCGACCAACAGCGCACTGACCTACGGCGGTAAATCCTGGCTTGCCATGAACGGCATGATGGATGAACTCTCCAAGGACATGGCAATGGGTCAGGGCGAAGCACTGACGACCTACGCCGTGGTACTGGGCGTTGCGCCGGAAGATCGCCAGCACTTCGCGGCCGTCACTCATGAACACTTCTCGCAGATTTTCAGCAAGGCCGACGCCACCGCTGAAGACGTTCACACCAACACCGTCAACGTTCTGAAAAACGATCCGACCCTGGCCAAATACGCTACCCAGGCTTAA
- a CDS encoding DUF4105 domain-containing protein, producing the protein MLKRLVLLALFVCAPLSAAPRLSPDRLQQLANEPFWISLGHYEAGKLGGWRSYVTDPKFFLAADGAHDPKAELSATLAALYAPVTNEQTHAQCVYPARTRWLREQLQLTDLPTPDCKEFKAWYKDVAPDSTVLIFPAAYLNSPSSMFGHTLLRIDPASAKTNNTTLLSYAINFGAYIEGMDNSILYAWKGLAGGYPGLFALVPYQEKLSEYRSLENRDLWEYRLNLTPEETGRMVEHVWELKQIRFSYFFFDENCSYRLLELLQVARPGLRLTEQFGLTAIPTDTVKAIKAAGLVEKIDYRPSRERELLSRAAPLDADEQQWVLKVSADQQQLQDSQYLALPKERRALIQDAAYRLERYRANGLERDAQRSQRSFELLQAINQNPPPQLDIPRPGLPEEGHESRTWQLGAGTRGDRAFAEYGLRMAYHDLNDNAYGFPLGAQIEILQLKVRQYEGNDWQVQQLDLATIRSLTPRTELLKPWSWQVTGGLERVLGKHGDENLVSHVNGGGGATWQLADEVLGFALGTVRIEHNNDFAEFVSPAAGFNTGVLWRNPLGNLSLEAKGDYFTNGEVRRSLSLNQQWELSRNLGLRLSAQREFSQMSSPQNEVMLEVKWYHY; encoded by the coding sequence ATGCTCAAACGTCTTGTATTGCTGGCACTGTTTGTCTGTGCCCCCTTGTCTGCGGCTCCCCGTCTGAGCCCTGACCGTTTGCAGCAATTGGCCAATGAGCCGTTCTGGATTTCACTGGGCCACTACGAGGCCGGCAAGCTCGGCGGCTGGCGCAGTTACGTAACCGACCCCAAATTCTTTCTCGCTGCCGACGGTGCCCATGACCCGAAGGCCGAGCTGAGCGCGACACTGGCCGCTCTTTATGCGCCAGTGACCAACGAACAGACCCACGCCCAATGCGTGTACCCGGCGCGCACCCGCTGGCTGCGTGAGCAGTTGCAACTGACTGACCTGCCGACCCCGGACTGCAAGGAATTCAAGGCCTGGTACAAGGACGTGGCCCCGGACAGCACCGTGCTGATCTTCCCGGCGGCCTACCTCAACAGCCCGTCCTCGATGTTCGGCCATACGCTGCTGCGCATCGACCCGGCCAGCGCCAAAACCAACAACACCACGCTGCTGAGTTACGCCATCAACTTCGGTGCCTATATCGAAGGCATGGACAACAGCATTCTGTATGCCTGGAAAGGCCTGGCGGGCGGCTATCCCGGGCTGTTTGCACTGGTGCCCTACCAGGAAAAGCTTTCTGAATACCGCAGCCTGGAAAACCGCGACCTGTGGGAATACCGCCTGAACCTGACCCCGGAAGAAACCGGGCGCATGGTCGAACACGTCTGGGAGCTGAAACAGATTCGCTTCAGCTACTTCTTCTTCGATGAAAACTGCTCTTACCGCTTGCTGGAGCTGTTGCAAGTCGCGCGGCCCGGGCTGCGCCTGACCGAACAGTTCGGACTGACCGCGATTCCGACCGACACCGTCAAAGCCATCAAGGCTGCCGGGCTGGTGGAGAAGATCGACTATCGCCCGTCACGCGAGCGCGAACTGCTCAGCCGTGCCGCGCCTCTCGATGCCGACGAGCAACAGTGGGTCTTGAAGGTCAGCGCCGATCAACAGCAGTTGCAGGACAGCCAGTATCTGGCCTTGCCGAAAGAACGCCGAGCACTGATTCAGGACGCGGCCTACCGCCTGGAGCGTTACCGCGCCAACGGGCTGGAGCGGGATGCCCAGCGCTCGCAACGCAGCTTCGAATTGTTGCAGGCGATCAACCAGAATCCACCGCCGCAACTCGACATTCCGCGCCCCGGTCTGCCGGAAGAAGGGCATGAATCGCGCACCTGGCAACTGGGCGCCGGCACACGCGGCGACCGGGCGTTCGCCGAATACGGCCTGCGCATGGCTTATCACGACCTGAACGACAACGCTTATGGCTTCCCCCTGGGCGCGCAGATCGAGATTCTGCAGCTCAAGGTGCGGCAATACGAAGGCAACGACTGGCAGGTTCAGCAACTGGACCTGGCTACCATCCGTTCGTTGACACCACGGACCGAACTGCTCAAACCCTGGTCATGGCAAGTCACCGGCGGGCTTGAACGGGTACTCGGCAAGCATGGCGACGAAAACCTCGTCAGTCATGTGAACGGCGGCGGCGGTGCAACCTGGCAATTGGCTGACGAGGTGCTGGGCTTTGCGCTGGGCACAGTGCGTATCGAGCACAACAACGATTTCGCCGAGTTTGTCTCCCCTGCCGCCGGTTTCAATACCGGCGTGCTCTGGCGCAACCCACTGGGCAATCTCAGCCTGGAAGCCAAGGGCGACTATTTCACCAACGGCGAAGTGCGCCGCAGCCTCAGCCTCAATCAGCAGTGGGAGTTGTCCCGCAACCTCGGCCTGCGCTTGAGTGCCCAGCGTGAATTCAGCCAGATGAGCTCGCCGCAGAACGAAGTGATGCTTGAGGTGAAGTGGTATCACTATTGA
- a CDS encoding lipoprotein, whose translation MKRYWLLLSLAIVLAGCQSTRDQMLAEGYPPGFADGYQDGCGSGREAAGASTGLFKKNVPRYLKEKLYAEGWTDGFRQCQAAQNNRDRFDPGQIFSDRDRDWEREKTRSAAKAYRPN comes from the coding sequence ATGAAGCGGTATTGGCTGTTGTTGTCGCTGGCCATTGTGCTGGCGGGTTGTCAGTCCACCCGTGACCAGATGCTGGCCGAGGGTTATCCACCGGGTTTTGCCGACGGCTATCAGGATGGCTGTGGCAGTGGTCGGGAAGCAGCAGGCGCCAGCACCGGGCTTTTCAAGAAGAACGTGCCCCGCTACCTGAAGGAAAAGCTCTACGCCGAAGGCTGGACCGATGGCTTTCGTCAGTGCCAGGCCGCCCAGAACAATCGTGACCGCTTTGACCCCGGGCAGATTTTCAGTGACCGTGATCGCGACTGGGAACGGGAAAAAACCCGTAGCGCCGCCAAGGCTTACCGCCCGAACTGA
- a CDS encoding GreA/GreB family elongation factor produces MSRAFVNEDNAAADAEQPIERLVSEQTNYVTARGLELLQEQVSNLQAQHSAQSALGDDADKQRLADLERDLRYFNQRLHSAQVVAPAASTEKVQIGSWVTFADEDDNRQRVHLVGEDQADAAKGLINWGSPLGRALIGAQKGDEVVWQRPAGDLSIEVLLIETEE; encoded by the coding sequence ATGAGTCGCGCATTCGTAAACGAGGACAACGCCGCCGCTGATGCCGAACAGCCGATAGAACGGCTGGTCAGCGAGCAGACCAATTACGTCACGGCCCGCGGCCTGGAACTGTTGCAAGAGCAGGTGAGCAATCTACAAGCTCAGCACAGTGCGCAAAGCGCCTTGGGTGACGATGCCGACAAACAGCGCCTGGCCGACCTTGAACGCGATCTGCGCTATTTCAACCAGCGCCTGCACAGCGCGCAGGTAGTCGCTCCGGCCGCCTCGACCGAGAAAGTACAAATTGGCAGTTGGGTCACGTTTGCAGATGAAGACGACAACCGCCAGCGCGTGCATCTGGTCGGTGAGGATCAGGCCGATGCCGCCAAAGGGCTTATCAACTGGGGCTCGCCACTGGGCCGCGCCTTGATTGGCGCACAGAAAGGCGACGAAGTGGTGTGGCAACGTCCGGCGGGAGATTTGTCGATTGAAGTGCTGCTGATCGAAACCGAGGAGTGA